One window of the Cryptomeria japonica chromosome 7, Sugi_1.0, whole genome shotgun sequence genome contains the following:
- the LOC131042114 gene encoding pentatricopeptide repeat-containing protein At5g39710-like yields MIEAEKVFEPMLEKNSTPNDVAYSVLIHGHCKDGNIQKAFGMYNEMVQLGLIPNILTIIVLIKSLCNEGMIKESSQLLRGVIKGCLAPDVVSRTVMIEQNFEGGNMQEVIKILTEMVDDGLLPNVVRPLPE; encoded by the coding sequence ATGATCGAAGCAGAAAAAGTATTTGAACCAATGCTAGAGAAAAACTCAACtcctaatgatgttgcatatagTGTACTGATCCATGGACATTGTAAAGATGGAAATATTCAAAAGGCTTTTGGGATGTACAATGAAATGGTGCAGCTGGGTTTAATACCTAACATTCTTACCATTATTGTTCTTATTAAAAGCCTTTGCAATGAGGGAATGATTAAGGAATCAAGTCAGCTTTTGCGAGGAGTCATAAAAGGGTGTTTGGCTCCTGATGTTGTTTCACGAACAGTAATGATTGAGCAAAACTTTGAAGGAGGTAACATGCAGGAAGTCATAAAAATTTTGACTGAAATGGTTGATGATGGTCTTCTTCCAAATGTAGTTAGACCCCTGCCAGAGTAG
- the LOC131856524 gene encoding pentatricopeptide repeat-containing protein At5g39710-like yields MKKKGLTPDKVTYNTLIDGYCKEGDMHEALTLHTEMVWKGLSPDVVTHTVLIDRLCKNGSVQRESKFMNKMKERWLNPDAFTYTALIDGYCKQGDMQKALEIQKEMMDKGFVPSIVIFNSVINGFCLECNIRVAQNVFNDILEKGLVPDMVTYSTLIDGYCKGGNMQEALSLLDELVGKGLVLDVITYSSLIQGFYKEGKLEDACMLFEKMLLMGLNPDRFTYTTLINGHCREGNIQKAFQLHNEMIQKGLSPDVVSYSALIHGLRQQSRTKEANRLLFRMMYDDLIPDEITYDTLDYA; encoded by the exons ATGAAAAAGAAGGGTTTAACTCCTGATAAAGTGACATACAACACATTGATCGATGGATACTGCAAAGAAGGTGATATGCATGAAGCACTTACACTGCATACTGAAATGGTATGGAAAGGACTTTCTCCAGATGTTGTGACTCACACCGTTCTCATTGATAGACTATGTAAAAATGGCAGTGTGCAAAGAGAAAGCAAATTTATGAATAAAATGAAAGAAAGATGGTTGAATCCAGATGCTTTTACATATACTGCTTTAATTGACGGATATTGCAAGCAAGGAGATATGCAAAAGGCTCTTGAGATTCAAAAGGAAATGATGGATAAAGGATTTGTTCCTTCTATTGTGATTTTTAATTCTGTTATCAATGGATTCTGTTTGGAATGCAATATAAGGGTAGCACAGAATGTTTTCAATGACATTTTAGAGAAGGGCTTGGTTCCTGACATGGTAACTTATAGTACGCTAATTGATGGGTATTGCAAGGGAGGCAATATGCAAGAGGCATTAAGTTTACTAGATGAGCTTGTTGGAAAAGGCCTTGTTCTAGATGTAATTACCTACTCTTCTCTCATTCAGGGTTTCTATAAGGAAGGAAAACTAGAAGATGCCTGCATGTTATTTGAAAAAATGTTACTGATGGGCTTGAATCCTGATCGGTTTACTTACACTACATTGATCAATGGACACTGTAGAGAAGGAAACATACAGAAGGCATTTCAGTTACATAATGAAATGATACAGAAAGGCCTGTCACCAGATGTAGTCAGTTACAGTGCACTCATTCATGGACTTCGTCAGCAATCTAGGACAAAGGAAGCAAATCGACTCTTGTTCAGAATGATGTATGATGATCTGATTCCTGATGAAATCACTTATGATACTTTG GATTATGCATGA
- the LOC131856525 gene encoding MFS-type transporter clz9-like: MTTGKATTTGKAKGKTTGKRRSKRTTQMLWNRYPHGVKFHLVKDKDGDTTINPPQDDITCNTADENVERTNTPLQSSQHHGDKKSSYNGQWIEEDMECAMKDVEDNSYSIRAPGKKWGIPTSTLTFWLSRLTTTKRRGPPTILSLEEELEIVDWCKDMAQLDFYDNLEKLYNASEYGPTKIWNCDETGVQAGKNYGMRVIAKLGSRSVPQILSKSREWITILCCVNAAGHSIPGFYLFKAKRQLKNYITNCEPGACMAAQPHAWMTKELFLNWLYHFARSIPGGVSPTNRHLLIFDGHRSHVALTTIHEARSLGIDLLTLSAHTSHKLQPLDVSVFSPFKAHFKSERSKWMAKHPHIEIRRTELAELASKAFKLALTSENIIASF; the protein is encoded by the exons ATGACAACAGGTAAGGCAACAACAACAGGAAAGGCAAAAGGAAAGACAACAGGAAAGAGACGAAGCAAAAGAACAACCCAAATGTTGTGGAACCGTTACCCACATGGTGTTAAATTCCATTTGGTGAAGGATAAAGATGGTGACACTACAATTAATCCACCTCAGGATGACATAACTTGTAATACTGCAGATGAAAATGTAGAAAGAACAAACACTCCTTTACAGTCTTCTCAACATCATGGAGATAAAAAATCCAGTTATAACGGTCAGTGGATAGAAGAAGACATGGAATGTGCTATGAAAGATGTTGAAGACAATTCATATTCCATTAGAGCACCTGGAAAAAAGTGGGGAATTCCTACAAGCACTTTAACATTTTGGCTTTCAAGGCTGACAACAACAAAAAGAAGAGGTCCACCAACGATCCTTTCGTTGGAAGAAGAGCTAGAAATTGTTGACTGGTGCAAAGATATGGCGCAACTTG ATTTTTATGACAACCTGGAGAAATTGTACAATGCTTCTGAATACGGACCAACAAAAATATGGAATTGTGATGAAACAGGTGTGCAAGCAGGCAAGAACTACGGGATGCGAGTAATTGCAAAGTTGGGTAGTAGAAGTGTCCCACAAATTTTATCAAAGAGTAGAGAGTGGATAACAATTTTATGTTGTGTTAATGCAGCAGGTCATAGCATTCCAGGATTTTATCTTTTCAAGGCCAAAAGACAACTTAAAAACTACATTACCAACTGTGAACCAGGAGCATGTATGGCTGCACAACCACATGCTTGGATGacaaaagaattatttttaaattggCTATATCACTTTGCCAGATCTATTCCAGGTGGAGTTTCACCCACAAACAGACATCTCCTTATATTTGACGGTCATCGAAGCCATGTTGCTTTGACCACAATCCATGAAGCAAGATCTCTTGGTATTGATCTTCTAACATTGTCTGCCCACACCAGCCACAAATTGCAGCCTCTAGATGTGAGTGTGTTCTCTCCATTCAAGGCACATTTCAAATCTGAAAGgtcaaaatggatggccaaacatCCACACATAGAAATAAGGAGAACTGAATTGGCAGAACTTGCAAGTAAagcattcaaacttgccctgacaTCTGAAAACATCATAGCTAGTTTTTGA